The Aedes aegypti strain LVP_AGWG chromosome 3, AaegL5.0 Primary Assembly, whole genome shotgun sequence genome contains a region encoding:
- the LOC5568054 gene encoding uncharacterized protein LOC5568054 has product MKHLIVGIVLAAVSFQTISALQCMQGVEVKQSGNQNEAQQKEKPLEVTECGAATALASTALLFAVKPSSITFPSGDYKCYHLKYDEKNSESSTIIKGCIYKSLNVCDGKFSSDNIRESFCSQCDMDGCNSAGRYGFDLKLLGLTLVAVIAYLLK; this is encoded by the exons ATGAAACACCTAATTGTGGGAATTGTTCTGGCTGCGGTCAGTTTCCAGA CTATCAGCGCTCTGCAGTGCATGCAAGGGGTGGAAGTTAAGCAATCGGGTAACCAAAATGAAGCGCAACAGAAAGAGAAACCCCTCGAGGTTACGGAGTGTGGAGCTGCAACCGCATTGGCCTCAACGGCATTGCTGTTTGCAGTGAAGCCAAGCTCTATCACTTTCCCATCGGGTGACTACAAGTGCTACCATCTGAAGTACGATGAAAAGAACAGCGAATCTTCGACTATCATCAAGGGCTGTATCTACAAATCGTTGAACGTCTGCGATGGCAAGTTCTCGTCCGATAATATCCGGGAATCGTTCTGCAGCCAGTGCGATATGGATGGTTGTAATTCTGCAGGCCGTTATGGATTCGACCTGAAACTCCTAGGGCTGACCCTAGTTGCAGTGATAGCTTATTTGCTGAAGTAA